In the genome of Bacillus solimangrovi, one region contains:
- the rlmN gene encoding 23S rRNA (adenine(2503)-C(2))-methyltransferase RlmN — translation MEKLQTTIDSVELSDKPSIYSLQFNELEEKLKEWGEPKFRATQIFEWLYQKRVKQFEEMTNLSKGLRERLSNEFEVTTLKTIVQQTATDGTIKFLFEMKDGYSIETVLMRHEYGNSVCVTTQVGCRIGCTFCASTLGGLKRNLESGEIVAQVVKVQQALDELGERVSSVVIMGIGEPFDNYKSMLSFLKIINDNKGINIGARHITVSTSGIIPRIYDFADEGLQINFAISLHAPNMEIRSRLMPINKAYKLPDLMDAIRYYIEKTGRRITFEYGLFGGVNDKVEHAEELAALIKDLKCHVNLIPVNYVPERDYVRTPREQIFAFERTLKNNGVNVTIRREQGSDIDAACGQLRAKEREEETR, via the coding sequence ATGGAAAAATTACAAACAACAATAGACTCAGTTGAGCTCTCAGATAAACCTTCAATCTACTCTCTTCAATTTAATGAACTTGAAGAAAAATTAAAAGAGTGGGGAGAACCGAAATTCCGTGCCACTCAAATTTTTGAATGGCTTTATCAAAAGAGAGTTAAACAATTTGAAGAAATGACAAATTTATCAAAAGGGTTACGTGAGCGTTTGTCGAATGAGTTTGAGGTTACAACGTTAAAAACAATCGTTCAACAAACAGCAACAGATGGAACGATTAAATTTTTATTTGAAATGAAAGATGGTTATTCGATTGAGACGGTATTAATGCGTCATGAATACGGGAATTCTGTATGTGTAACGACGCAAGTTGGATGTCGAATCGGTTGTACATTCTGTGCATCAACACTTGGAGGCCTCAAACGAAACTTGGAGTCTGGTGAAATTGTTGCACAAGTTGTCAAAGTACAACAAGCTTTGGATGAATTAGGAGAGCGTGTAAGCTCTGTTGTAATTATGGGGATCGGTGAGCCATTTGATAATTATAAGAGCATGTTAAGTTTCTTAAAAATTATAAATGACAATAAAGGCATCAATATAGGTGCACGACATATTACCGTATCGACAAGTGGAATTATTCCAAGGATTTATGATTTTGCTGATGAAGGTTTACAAATTAATTTTGCGATTTCGCTTCATGCTCCTAATATGGAAATTCGTTCGCGCTTAATGCCGATTAATAAGGCATATAAGCTACCAGACTTAATGGATGCAATTCGATATTATATTGAGAAAACTGGTCGCAGAATAACGTTTGAATATGGGTTGTTTGGTGGGGTGAACGACAAGGTTGAACATGCTGAGGAGCTAGCTGCCTTAATTAAAGACCTAAAGTGTCATGTTAATTTAATTCCAGTTAATTATGTACCTGAACGAGATTATGTTCGCACTCCACGTGAACAAATCTTTGCCTTTGAACGTACGTTAAAAAACAATGGTGTGAATGTAACAATTCGTCGTGAGCAAGGTTCAGATATTGATGCAGCATGTGGGCAATTGCGTGCAAAGGAGCGAGAAGAAGAGACGAGGTGA